A window of Variovorax sp. HW608 genomic DNA:
GCAACAAGATCGACGAACTTCGCGTCGGCGGCCAGACGCAGAACATCACCGTGCAGCCCAAATCCAACGCGCCGGCCTACCAGGTCATGCCCAACGGCGAGCGCTCGCGCAACGAAGGCCAGGCGGATTCGAGCGCCAGCGACAGCGGTTCGCGCGTCTGGTGGAACGTCTTCAAGTTCTGAGCGCACGGTGGCGGTTTTCACGGAAGTCGGATTCGACGAAGCCGACGCGCTGGTCCAGCGCCTGGGACTCGGCCCCCTTCGCGAACTTCGCGGCATCGAGGGCGGGATCGAGAACACCAACTACTTCGCGACCACGGCATCGGGCGAGTTCGTGCTGACGCTGTTCGAGCGCCTCGGCGCCGAGCAGCTCCCTTACTACCTTTGCCTCATGAAGCACCTCGCGGCCCGCGGCCTGCCGGTGCCCGCGCCGGTGGCCGACCCCGAGGTGGCGCCACCGGACGGCCACGCGCTGTCGATCCCCGCGAACGCCCCCTGCGAGCTGCTGCTGACGGTGGCCGGCAAGCCGGCCGCGATCGTCCAGCGCCTGCAGGGCAAGAGCGAGCTGGCGCCCACCGCGCGCCACTGCGCCGAACTCGGCCGCCTGCTCGCGCGCATGCACATCGCGGCGCGTGATTTCCCGCGCATCCAGCCCAACCTGCGCGGCCTGCACTGGTGGAACGACACCACGCCGGTCGTGCTGCCCTACCTGGAAGCCCCGCAGGCCGCCCTGCTGCGCAGCGAACTCGCCTACCAGAACCACATCGCCGAATCGTCGACCTACGCGGCCCTGCCGCGCGGCCCGGTGCACGCCGACCTGTTCCGCGACAACGCGATGTTCGACACCCATGCCAGCGCCGAGGCGCCAAGGCTCACGGGCGTCTTCGACTTCTATTTCGCCGGTACCGACACCTGGCTGTTCGACCTGGCCGTGTGCCTGAACGACTGGGCCATCGATC
This region includes:
- a CDS encoding homoserine kinase, whose protein sequence is MAVFTEVGFDEADALVQRLGLGPLRELRGIEGGIENTNYFATTASGEFVLTLFERLGAEQLPYYLCLMKHLAARGLPVPAPVADPEVAPPDGHALSIPANAPCELLLTVAGKPAAIVQRLQGKSELAPTARHCAELGRLLARMHIAARDFPRIQPNLRGLHWWNDTTPVVLPYLEAPQAALLRSELAYQNHIAESSTYAALPRGPVHADLFRDNAMFDTHASAEAPRLTGVFDFYFAGTDTWLFDLAVCLNDWAIDLKTGHHDAPRADALLAAYDSVRPLTGAERAMLPAMLRAAALRFWISRLWDFYLPREASMLKPHDPGHFERVLRERAHASFEFNGGAEPLAA